The genomic window TACTTTTACGATCTTTTTGGGAAGCATTATTTCTGCTGGCATATGCATGCAATGTTATTTTGTTAGGAGATTAGTAAATATAGTAAAAATACTTCCGTAGATGCAGACTCAATCTCTACACGCCCACCTTCTCCTCACTGCCCGACTCACTCAGGATCCGTTTGGCGGCGCCCACGCTTTTCACCTCGTCGATGCTGATGATGCGCTGTTCCTTGCGCTCCTTCCTGGAGGCCGAGTGGGGGTGGGTCTGGATGTAACACAGCCGGGTTAGGCCCGAATGCGGGTACACTACCCACATTCCCGCCTAACCCGCGTACTTTGTAGCCCATCCTGCTTTTCGCCTTCTATGCCTGACTCTGCCGCGGCCCCGGGTTTCCCTCGCCTCACCTACCTGCGCATCAAGAACTACCGCGCCCTGCGCGACGTGGAGCTGCGCGACCTGACCCCGCTGACGGTGTTTATCGGGCCTAACGGCAGCGGCAAGTCCACGGTGCTGGATGCGCTGGCGTTTCTGGGGGAGGCGGTGAGCGGGAATTTGCAGCAGGCCTGGGAGAAGCGGAACCGGTTTGCGGGGATGCGGACCCGGGGGCAGGAGGGGCCTATTGAGTTTGAGGTAGAGTGCTTCATCAGTGAGGAAGTGCCGCGAATCATTTATAAGCTGAGTATTGACGAAGCCAATGGAGTAGTGTTCGTTTCGGGCGAAAGTTTGACAGAGCCGGGTGCAGAGCTTGAGCGATTAATCGAACTGGTGAATGCTGAACCGAATCCACTTCAGACTCCGGGATATGAGAAGATATTCAGGATCAATATTTATGAAAGGGATGGAAACCCAGGTAAGTATTATACAAACCCTTCGTCGGATCCGATTCTATATTACACCTACGCATTTAGCCAAGACAAAGAAAAAGTAGCTCCTAAAACTGTTTCACTGCTTAAAGTTCTCACCTCCTACCGCTACATCCACCTCACCGACGACCACCTGAAGGGCTACTCCGATGCCGGGCCACGGGAGAAGCTTTCGGCCAACGGGGACAACCTGCCCAACGTGCTGTACTACCTGCACGATAAGCATCCGGAGGCGCTGGCGCGGGTCACGGAGAAGCTGCGGCGCTGGGTGCCGGGTCTGGCTGGCATTGTGCCGGAAGTTACCTCAGATGAGCGGCTGCTGCTGCGGTTTCGGGATGTAGCATTCGACAAGCCCATACCAGCCCAATACATGTCGGGTGGAACTATGCGCCTGACGGCCTTGCTGACATTGCTCTATGAGCCCAATGCTACCGGGATGGTTGGGATAGAAGAGCCCGAAAACGAGTTGCACCCGCGCCTGCTTCCCCGTTTGGCGGAGGACATGATACAGGCTACCGAGACCCGGCAGCTGCTGGTGGCCACTCATTCACCATTTCTGCTGGATGCGCTGGAACCAGAGCAGGTCTGGGTTCTGCATCGGGGAGCCGATGGCTACACCCAGGCTACGCGCACAGCTGACCTGCCCGAGGTGGTGGCTATGGTGGAGGAAGGTTCGCCACTCGGCTACTTATGGGCGCGCAATTTCTTTGATATAGGTGACCCCCTCACTTGGTTTCCTACCTCGGCTCCGGAGTAATATGCAAGTTATATTTCTGCTAGAGGAGGAGTCGGCGGAGGATGCCTTGCGACAGTTAATTCCGCGCCTACTGCCGGCTCATTACGTGCCGCGCTTCCGGTCGCTCGGTGGCTGGCAAGGATTGGTAGACAACTTACCCACACTGCTGCGGGCCTATGGCAAGCGGATGACCGAGCCGGGGCAGCAGGATTTGCGCATCGTCGTGCTCCTCGATGCCGATGGAGTGGCCGAGCGGCGGTTTAAGCTGCTGGAAGACGCGGCGAAGTCGGCTGGGCTGCTCACGCTGGGTCAGGCCAAGGAGGGGCAGCTATTTCATGTGTTCAACGCCCTGGCTGTTCAGGAGCTAGAAGCCTGGTTTCTCGGCGACCGGCAGGCCATTACGGACGCATATCCCAAGGTAAAAACCCACCATTTCAAGGGTATTGATCGGGAGCCGGAAAGTTCCCCCAAGCCGAATGACGTGCTATGGGGCGTATTGAAAGCTGCGGGGTTGTACACCACCGGCAAGCGCAAAAGGGAATGGGCCGAAACCATTGCGGCGAAAATGGACCCGGGGCGGAATCAGTCGGCCAGCTTCCAGTATTTCCGGGCGGGGCTGGGGCTGCTAGAGGCTCCCGCCCTCTAAGGGTCGTAGCTGATCAGCCAGGGAACGGGTTTTCTCAGTCACCTCGCTGCCGGTGTGCAGGGTTGACTTTTTTTCGATCAGCATGATGTGGCATTCCTGCTCGGCCACGGGGTTATGCCGTACGCCCTTGGGCACGACGTACAAGGCACCTTCGGGCAGCTCGACGGCCCCGTTTTCGAGTTCGATGCGCAGGTGGCCCTTCAGGATAAAAAAGACCTCATCCTCCTGCTCGTGACTGTGCCAGGCCAGGGAACCCTGAACTTTGGCCACTTTCACATAGGAGTCTTCAAACTCAGCCACTACGCGCGGCGACCAGTACTCGGTCAGGGAAGCCGCCGTGTCGTGCAAAGACGGAAGAGAGGATAGTACGTGCATCATCGGGGAAGAAGATTGGTGCAAAAGTGAAGCAATTTAGTAGGTGCTCACCAATAAGGTAAGGTAGGCAGGACGGCACCCGCACCGGGCCACGTGAATTTCAGCGTCTAGAATAGGCATCAACAAGTGGGATACATAGCGCGTCAGGATAGGGGATTCGGAGTGAGGGCACGGCGGGGTGCATAACAGTTGGGGCATAAGGAAAGCCGCGCCTCTGGTTTAGAAGCGCGGCTTTTCTTGGGCAGCTTGGACGGGTGCTTATGGCTGAGCAAGTGCTGGGCTTCTCTTATGGTGGCCAAGTAGGCAGGAGGTTGTACTTTGGGCATTCAGTAGTCATTGTGGGTGCGCGTAGTGCTCGTTATTCAAGTGTATGCACAGGTTTTTATTGATGCCGCTGTTGCTGGCCGCTCCCCTGGTGACCCAGGCGCAGGATACCGAGCAGGTGAGTGTGCCCCGGCAAGGTGTGCCCGGCCGGGAGGAGTATTCCGTGTTGAAGACGGATTCTAACATCCGGCAGGGTGCCTACCGCAGCTATGCAGGCCGCAAAGGCACGACCCTGGTGACGGAAGGCTTTTATGTGGCTGGTCAGCCAGACAGCACCTGGACCGCCTACGCCGACAACGGCAAGAACCTGCTCTGGAAAGGACGCTACCACCAAGGGCAGAAAGCCGGGGTCTGGAACTACTACTCGGCGGAGGGCAAGCTGGTCCAGCAGTACGACCACAGCAGCGGCAAACTGGTCTTGAGCACGCCAACTGCTTACTCAATGCGGGCCACGTTCTGGCCATCGGGCGCGGAAGCGTACACGACTCCGCCCGTGTATATCGGCGGGGAGTCGGTGGTTCTGATGCATATCGGTAGGTCAGTCCGCTACCCGGCCGAGGCCTTGCGCAGCCAGATAATGGGTGACGTGCGCGTGGCCTTTACCATTGATAAAGACGGCAATGCCTCCAATTATCGGGTGGTACAGGGGCTGGGCTACGGCTGCGACGAAGAGGCCTTGCGGGTAGTAAAGCTGCTGCCCAGCAACTGGATTCCGGCCTCGGCGAATGGGAAGCCGGTGGCCGCCGAATGCCAGCTGCCCGTTAGCTACCGGATTCTCTAAACCGGGGAATCCAACAAAAAAGCCCGCTTCTTATGAGGCTTGTCCTTACCCAAATCTTCCGAAGCGCTAGGACTTCAGGAAACGCATCGTTGTTCAAACGTCCCAATGACTTCGGCAACGAGCTGAGGTTAGGGGCCTAACCCGGTCGTGGCGAGGCTAAATCTGACCCATGCCCCCATCCACGAATAGTTCGATGCCGTTCACAAAGCTGGCCTCCGTCGAAGCCAGAAACAGAGCGGCGGCGGCCACTTCTTCCGGACGGCCCATTTCCCCGCGTGGGATCAGCGGGGCGATTTGAGCCTTGAACTCCGCACCGGCAGCGGCCATCATAGGCGTATCAATAGCGCCCGGGCTCAGCAGGTTGACCCGGATGTGGCGGTCCTGCAAGTCCACCAGCCAGCCCCGCACGAAGGCCCGCAGCGTGGCTTTGCTGGCGCTGTACACGCTGTTGGCCGCATATCCCTTGATGGAGGCCATCGACCCAGTGAGTATAATGGAGCCGCCCGCGGCCAGTAAGGGCAGGGCTTTTTGGACCGTGAAGAGGGTGCCGCGTACGTTCAGGTTGAAGATGGAATCGAAAAACGCTTCACTAATCTCCCCCAGTTTGCCGAAGCCAGCCGCTCCCGCGCTGGCGAACAATACGTCAATAGTGCCTTTTTCCCGCTGGACCGTCTCATACAGGCGGTCCAGGTCGGCCAGGTTAGCCGCGTCGCCCAGCACCCCTGTCACGTTGTGGCCGATAGCCTTCACGGCTTCGTCAAGCTTCTGCTGATTGCGGCCCGTGATGAAGACGTAGGCTCCTTCTTGCACAAATAAGTGGGCGGTGGCCAAGGCCAGGCCTGACGTAGCGCCGGTAATAACCGCTACTTTTCCGGTGAGCTTTCCCATGATGGTTGCTTGCTAGGTTGAATGGTGTGGCGCTGGTTGCGCTGTTCACGGAGCAAACTTCCGGCCCATGGGGTCCCATAACAAGTACGGAGAAGTTATTCGGCACCCGATACTTTTCGCCCCTAGGGCGGTTTTAATCCCTGTTCCCTCAGCTACCTCTTTCCCCAGTTGCCTCCCCGATGTACCAGAAGAAAATTGCCAACACGTTGACCTGCGGCTCCGTGCTCACCAAGGAAGTGCTGCACGGCAAATGGAAATCCACCCTGCTCGTGTGCATGGCCCAGGGCATCCAGCGGCCCAGCGCCATGCAGCGCATGCTTCCCAGCGCCAGCCGGCGCGTACTCAACGTGCAGCTGAGCGAGCTGGAACACCACGGCCTGATTAGCAAAACCATCTTCCCCGAATTGCCGCCCAAAGTCGAGTACCACCTCACGGACCTGGGACGGTCCCTGCTGCCAGTGATTGAGGTAATGGAGCAGTGGGGAAACGCCCACCGCACAGAGCTGGAACAGGTTCTGGCGGGGAATATAGCCGAGTTGCCCGGCTAGGCTATCCATATCCCATCAAGGATTAAGAAGACGGTGGTTTTCAGTAAAAAAGCCTATGCCTTTCGTTTTTAAAGTCATCAGCAATACCAAAAAAAGCGTTCCAGCTTATGGCTGGAACGCTTTTAAAATTTGGGTAAGGACAAGCTCCTTATGGAGCGGGCTTTTTCATTGAAAGTGAAAGACAATTACTACACGCCCACCTTCTCCTCACTGCCCAGCTCACTGAGAATCCGCTTGGCGGCGCCCACGCTTTTCACCTCGTCGATGCTGATAATGAGCTGTTCCTTGCGCTCCTTCATGGAGGCCGAGCGGGGGTGGGTCTGGATGTAGTTGAGGATAGTGCCGAAGGTGTCGCCCTGGAAGTAGGCCTCGTTGTTGGTGGCCGGAATGTAGCCTTTGAGCAGGTTCTTCTTGAGGGTGAGCTTTTCGAAGCCGACCTGGCAGGCCTGCCAGCGCAGGCGCACGATGTCGGCCAGCTGCTCGACCTCGGCGGGCAGGGGGCCGAAGCGGTCCACGATGCCGGCCACGAGCTTGCGCAGCTCCTCGGGGCCCTTCACCCTATCGAGCTTGCTGTAGAGCTGCAGGCGCTCGGAGACGTTACTCACGTAGTTATCGGGGATGAGGATTTGCAGGTCGGTTTCGATGTTGCACTCCTTGGGGCCCTTGGTGGCGGCGGCTTCCTGGAGACGCTGGGTGGGGTCGCCGAGGAACAGGTCGCGGAACTCGGTTTCCTTGAGCTCCTGCACGGCCTCGTCCAGAATCTGGTGGTAGGTTTCGAAGCCCAGGTCGTTGATAAAGCCCGACTGCTCGCCACCCAGCAGGTTGCCGGCCCCGCGAATGTCCAGGTCGCGCATGGCCACTTTGAAGCCGTCGCCGAGGTCGGAGAATTCTTCCAGGGTGCTCAGGCGCTTGCGGGCGTCGGAGGGCAGGCCGGCCACGGGCGGGGTGAGCAGGTAGCAGTAGGCCTTTTTGTTGGAGCGGCCCACCCGGCCCCGCATCTGGTGCAGGTCACTGAGGCCGTGCATGTGGGCGCGGTTGATGATGATGGTATTGGCATTCGGAATATCCAGGCCCGACTCAATCAGGTTGGTGCTCACCAGCACGTCGTACTCGCCGTCCACGAACTTCATCATGCGCTTTTCCAGCAGGTCGCCCTCCATCTGCCCGTGAATGGTGGTGATGCGGGCGTCGGGCACGAGGCGCAGAATCATGGCGGCCAGCTCCTCGATGTCCTTCACCCGGTTGTGGACGAAGAACACCTGCCCGCCGCGCTTCAGCTCCCGGGCTACCGCGTCGCGGATCAGCAGCTCATCAAACACGTGCAGCTCGGTCTGGACGGGCTGGCGGTTCGGCGGGGGCGTGGCAATGACGGAAAGGTCACGGGCACCCATCAGGGAGAAGTGCAGGGTGCGCGGAATGGGCGTGGCCGAGAGGGTCAGCGTGTCCACGTTCACCTTGAGCTCCTTGAGTTTGTCCTTGGTCTTGACCCCGAACTTCTGCTCTTCGTCGATGATGAGCAAACCCAGGTCCTTGAATTTGATGTCCTTGTTGGTGAGGCGGTGGGTGCCGATGAGAATGTCGGTCTTGCCCTCGGCCACCCGGGCCAGCGTCTCCTTGATTTGCTTGGTGGTCTTGAAGCGGTTCACGTACTCCACCGTCACGGGCAGGTTGCTGAGCCGCTCGCGGAAGGTTTTGTAGTGCTGCATGGCCAGGATGGTGGTGGGCACCAGCACGGCCGCCTGCTTGCCATCGGCCACTGACTTAAACGCGGCCCGGATGGCTACTTCGGTTTTGCCGAAGCCCACGTCGCCGCACACGAGGCGGTCCATGGGGTGGGGCTGCTCCATGTCGTTTTTCACGTCCTCGGTAGCCTTGGCCTGGTCGGGCGTATCCTCGTAGATGAAGCTGGATTCCAGCTCGGCCTGCATGAAGGAGTCGCGGGCGAAGGCGTGGCCGGGCGCGGTTTTGCGCTTGGCATAGAGCCGGATCAGCTCGGCGGCAATGTCCTTGACCTTTTTCTTAACCGACTTCTTCTTGTTTTCCCACTCTGGGGAGCCCAGCTTACTCATGGTGGGCGGCGTGCCCTCGGCCCCCGAGTACTTGGCAATCTTGTGCAGGGCGTGGATGCTGACGGTCAGCACGTCGTCGTCGCGGTACACCAGGCGGATGGCTTCCTGGAGCCGGTCGTTGATTTCGACCTGGGTCAGGCCGGCGAAGCGGGCAATGCCGTAATCCTGGTGCACCACGTAGTCGCCCGGCACCAGGGTGCGAAGCTCCTTCAGGGTCAGGGCCTTCTTTTTGGAGAACTTGCGGCCTTCCTGGGCCCGGTAGAACCGCTCGAACAGCTGGTGGTCGGTGTAGACCACCAGCTTAAGCGTATCGTCCACGAAGCCCTCGCGCAAGCCTAGCAGCAGGTGCTGAAACTGCACGTTGTTATCCAGCTCGTCGAAGATGGTGCGCAGCCGGTCGGCCTGCCGCACCGATTCGGCCGCAATGACGTTGGTAAAGCCCTTTTCCTGGTTGTCGTGCAGGTTCTTGACCAGGCGGCTGAAATCCTTGTTGAACGAAGGCTGGGGCTTGGCGCTGAAGCTGAACTCCTCGGCGCCGGCCTTGAAGTGGAACCGTTTGCCGAACTCCACGATGGGAAAGTTTTCCAGCAGCTTCTTGAACGACTTACCCGACTCGAACAAGTCCTCGGGCTTGCTGACAATCTGCACGCCGCCGGCCGAGGCCAGCATTTCCTTGAAGCCCGCCTCGGCCCGGTCGAAGGATTCCTCCACGATGTCCAGGGTCTGGCGCACGTCCTTGGCCCAGATGGCGGTGTTGCGGGGAATGAAGTCCAGAAACGCCTCCCGCGTCTCCTGCAGCAGCTTGGTTTGCACGTTGGGAATGATGCTCACCTGCTGCCGCTTCTCCACCGAGAGCTGGCTTTCGGGGTCGAAGGTGCGGATGGTTTCGACCTCGTCGCCGAACAGCTCAATGCGGTAGGGCAGCTCGTTGGCGTAGCTGAAGATGTCGACGATACCGCCGCGCACCGCAAACTGCCCGGCCTCGTACACGAAGTCACTGCGCTCAAAGTCGTACTCGGCCAGCATGTCGCTGATAAAGTTGACGTCGAGCTTATCGCCCACCTTGACAATAAAGGTGTTGGCAACTAAGCTTTTCTTGTTGATAACCTTCTCAAATAGCGCCTCGGGGTAGGAGACAATCAGGGCTCCGGCCGTGTCCTTCACGCTAATTTTCTTGCCTTTCTTGCTTGTTGCAGCGCCTTCGGGCAGGGCGTCATCGGCATCCTCGGAGGCCTTTTCGGCCGTGGTTTTCGGCCCCCGGTGCGAGTTGAGCTTGTTGAGCACCTCGGCCCGCATCAGCACGTTGGCGTTTTCCGTCTCGTCGAAGGCGTAGGGGCGCTTATAGGAGCTCGGGAACAAGAGCGGCTCTTCATCGGGCAGCAAGTGCTGGAGGTCGGCCAGGAAGTAGGCGGCCTCTTCCCGGTCGTGCAGAATAAAGAGGTGGTGCTGATCCGGAAACTCCTGGTGCAGGGCGGCGGCCAATACCGCGTCCTGGCTGCCCACGAGGCCGCGCAGGTGGAGGCGGGCCGTGCTGGCGTCGGCTTGGGCGGCTTTGCTGCGCACGGAGCTGGCGGTGGCCGGGTTCAGGCGGGCTCCCACGGTCAGCACGGTGGGGTCGAGGGAGTAAAGCTGGAGGAAGTCGGTGACCTTCAAAACAAGGAGCGGCTAGGAGAAAGGCAAAAGGGAGAAGCCCGGCCGAAGACAAATCCGGTCGGGCAGGAGGCAGGTACTGGTGCTAAGCAATACCGCCGCCAAGGTCCGAAAGTTTCTTCTACAACCCGCAAAATCACCGCCGCCAGCGCGGGCACGGTTCCGGAGTGTCCACGCGCCGCCCACAGCCCGGCCCCGTTGCCCAACGCGGGCGGTGCGGATCCTGCCTGCGGCCCAGCACCCGTTGCTGCCCACGCGCGACGAGGCTCGAAGGAAAAAGGTTACGGTTGAGTTGCGAAAAAAATATAAATTGGTCTTTGCTCTGCCCTGCCGCTTCAATCACCCTTAATTCCCCCTGTTGCGTATGGACCCCACCCGTAACCCCGCCGAGGACCAGGACTTCAATTTCGACGCCTGGGTGCGTTGGCAAACCCTGAAAAACGCCTGGACCAGCATTCAGGAGGCCCGGCAGCCGGCCCCTAAGCCCCAGCCCGCGCCGGAGCCGGCCTTCGAGCCGGAAATCGTGTACCTGCTGCCCGTGCCCAACTAGGCGGCTGGCCGCGTACCTTCGCGCTTTAGTGTATCTGCTAACGTTCTATCTGTGCGCGGCTCTTCTCACCTGGCCATTGGCCTGATTACCGGCGTGGCCGTCGGCGGCCTCGTTGCGGGCGTACCTTTTTCCCCCGCCGGTATTGCCCTAGCCGGCTTTTCGGCCCTGGCTCCCGACCTCGACCACCCCGGCTCCCGGCTGAGCAAGCGCCTGAGTTTCTCCCAGAACTACGTACGCTTCGCCTTTGCCCTCATTGCTCTGGGCCTGGCCGGCTACACTCACTACATGCTGCCTCAGGGCCCCGACCGGCGCATGGGCTTCACGGCGGCCCTGGCCTTCGGGCTTATCGGGGTGGCTATGCAGGGCGGCTCGGCCCGCAAGCTGGCCCTCATGTTTACCGGTGCCTGCACTGTGCTGGCGGGTCTGTACTTCGGGTTTCTGTGGCTGAGTTTGCTGGGCATCTTCGTGGCTTTGGCCCCCTACACCTCCCACCGCACCTGGACGCACACGCTCTGGGCTACCCTGCTGTGGACCTACATCGGCTACCTGGCCAATAACACCCTGGGCTGGCATGGCGTGGCCCACTTTGCCGGGGCTGGCTACGCCTCCCACCTCGTGGCCGACTCCCTGACTAAGGCCGGGGTGAAGTGGTTTATGCCCTTATCCGACTACGCTTTCAAAATTCCCCTTATTCGGACGGGCTCTACTGCGGGCAATTTGCTGGAAGTAGGAATCTGCGTGGGCTATGCCGCTCTGGTGCTGGTGCTTATCGTGGCCCGCATGCAGTTCTGAGCGGCCCGCTCAGCTGTTGGAGCCGGGCGCGGGGCAGGGCTAAGGCCGAATCGGCAAAGCGCTACGGTTGGCTCACTAATAATGGCTGCAGGGAGAATTTTCCCGAAAAAAAATATGTTGTTTATAGATGAAAATGAGATTAAAAAGTAGACTGTTAGGAAGATGATGTGAAGATGATAATTGAAATTTATTGTATTATAGCTATGCTAAGGGACGAAATAAGATGAATTCGTTCAGAGTTATTACGTTGATTAAGAGAATAATACCAATTGATTAGTTGCCTGCAAACGCTTGCTGATGGCCTAAGTTTTTATGAAAATTTGCACTAATATGATTAAGATATTAGCTTCGCACCCTTCGGGGTATTCTCCTGGAAATTGCACTCAATGGTCGATAGTGTAATAAGTGTTTTTGCTATTATTGCCTTTGATCTCTGTAACTTCATGGAGGGAAGCTCGATTTGAATATAGGATTTTATGAATGACAGGATGTTTGTTGTCCATCCTTAGCCCTCTAAGCCGACAATTTTCAAACAAACTGGTATTTCCTGCCTGCCGCTCCATCACATAAACATGTGATAGGGCAAAGGTGCCGGTCATGCAAAAGCGAACCTACGGTCCAAGGTGTGTATCTTTGATCATAGCTACCTTTAGCATTCCTACTTCACTTCTCGCACACCTGCCCTGATTGCACACCTCTCGCATTAAAGCTTTTTTGTATGAACCAGATGAATAGCCCACTGATAAGGATAGGCGTCTTTTACGACGGTAATTATTTCCTGAAAATCAGTGATTACTACTACTTCCAGCACGAGCGCAAGGCCCGGATTAGCCTCGAAGGCCTGCACGAATATATTCGGCACCAAGTCGCGGAGGAGGAAGATGTAGACGTGCGTCTGAGTCAGATTACGGACGCGCACTTTTTCCGCGGCCGACTCTCCGCCACCGAGGCGCGCGACAAAGACCGCCTGTTTCACGACCGGTTGCTGGACGATATTTTGATGAATCTCAGCATTGCCACCCACTACATGCCCCTGAAAACGCGCGACGGCCGTTTGCAGGAAAAAGGCATCGACGTGTGGCTGGCCCTGGAAGCCCTGGAATTGGCTTTGCATAAGAGCTTCGACGTGATTGTGCTCATCGCCGGCGACTCCGACTACGTGCCCCTGATCAAGAAACTCAACACCATCGGCACCCGCGTGATGCTGCTGAACTGGGACTTCAAGTACGTGGACTTCAAAGGGGAAAACCGGGTGACCCGCGCTTCCCAGCAGCTGCTGGAGCACGTGACCTACCCCGTGGCCATGCACGACGTGATTGACAACGGCCTGGCCAGCAGCGACGAGCTCATCGAGAGCCTGTTCGTGAACACGCCCGAGCCAGTGGCTTTCCCCTCAGTGAAGCCCGTGCGCCCCACGGGTCCCACGGCCGCCGGCCCGGTGGGGACGGTGG from Hymenobacter chitinivorans DSM 11115 includes these protein-coding regions:
- a CDS encoding AAA family ATPase — translated: MPDSAAAPGFPRLTYLRIKNYRALRDVELRDLTPLTVFIGPNGSGKSTVLDALAFLGEAVSGNLQQAWEKRNRFAGMRTRGQEGPIEFEVECFISEEVPRIIYKLSIDEANGVVFVSGESLTEPGAELERLIELVNAEPNPLQTPGYEKIFRINIYERDGNPGKYYTNPSSDPILYYTYAFSQDKEKVAPKTVSLLKVLTSYRYIHLTDDHLKGYSDAGPREKLSANGDNLPNVLYYLHDKHPEALARVTEKLRRWVPGLAGIVPEVTSDERLLLRFRDVAFDKPIPAQYMSGGTMRLTALLTLLYEPNATGMVGIEEPENELHPRLLPRLAEDMIQATETRQLLVATHSPFLLDALEPEQVWVLHRGADGYTQATRTADLPEVVAMVEEGSPLGYLWARNFFDIGDPLTWFPTSAPE
- a CDS encoding DUF4276 family protein: MQVIFLLEEESAEDALRQLIPRLLPAHYVPRFRSLGGWQGLVDNLPTLLRAYGKRMTEPGQQDLRIVVLLDADGVAERRFKLLEDAAKSAGLLTLGQAKEGQLFHVFNALAVQELEAWFLGDRQAITDAYPKVKTHHFKGIDREPESSPKPNDVLWGVLKAAGLYTTGKRKREWAETIAAKMDPGRNQSASFQYFRAGLGLLEAPAL
- a CDS encoding cupin domain-containing protein encodes the protein MMHVLSSLPSLHDTAASLTEYWSPRVVAEFEDSYVKVAKVQGSLAWHSHEQEDEVFFILKGHLRIELENGAVELPEGALYVVPKGVRHNPVAEQECHIMLIEKKSTLHTGSEVTEKTRSLADQLRPLEGGSL
- a CDS encoding energy transducer TonB, with product MHRFLLMPLLLAAPLVTQAQDTEQVSVPRQGVPGREEYSVLKTDSNIRQGAYRSYAGRKGTTLVTEGFYVAGQPDSTWTAYADNGKNLLWKGRYHQGQKAGVWNYYSAEGKLVQQYDHSSGKLVLSTPTAYSMRATFWPSGAEAYTTPPVYIGGESVVLMHIGRSVRYPAEALRSQIMGDVRVAFTIDKDGNASNYRVVQGLGYGCDEEALRVVKLLPSNWIPASANGKPVAAECQLPVSYRIL
- a CDS encoding SDR family NAD(P)-dependent oxidoreductase — encoded protein: MGKLTGKVAVITGATSGLALATAHLFVQEGAYVFITGRNQQKLDEAVKAIGHNVTGVLGDAANLADLDRLYETVQREKGTIDVLFASAGAAGFGKLGEISEAFFDSIFNLNVRGTLFTVQKALPLLAAGGSIILTGSMASIKGYAANSVYSASKATLRAFVRGWLVDLQDRHIRVNLLSPGAIDTPMMAAAGAEFKAQIAPLIPRGEMGRPEEVAAAALFLASTEASFVNGIELFVDGGMGQI
- a CDS encoding winged helix-turn-helix transcriptional regulator; the protein is MYQKKIANTLTCGSVLTKEVLHGKWKSTLLVCMAQGIQRPSAMQRMLPSASRRVLNVQLSELEHHGLISKTIFPELPPKVEYHLTDLGRSLLPVIEVMEQWGNAHRTELEQVLAGNIAELPG
- the mfd gene encoding transcription-repair coupling factor — encoded protein: MKVTDFLQLYSLDPTVLTVGARLNPATASSVRSKAAQADASTARLHLRGLVGSQDAVLAAALHQEFPDQHHLFILHDREEAAYFLADLQHLLPDEEPLLFPSSYKRPYAFDETENANVLMRAEVLNKLNSHRGPKTTAEKASEDADDALPEGAATSKKGKKISVKDTAGALIVSYPEALFEKVINKKSLVANTFIVKVGDKLDVNFISDMLAEYDFERSDFVYEAGQFAVRGGIVDIFSYANELPYRIELFGDEVETIRTFDPESQLSVEKRQQVSIIPNVQTKLLQETREAFLDFIPRNTAIWAKDVRQTLDIVEESFDRAEAGFKEMLASAGGVQIVSKPEDLFESGKSFKKLLENFPIVEFGKRFHFKAGAEEFSFSAKPQPSFNKDFSRLVKNLHDNQEKGFTNVIAAESVRQADRLRTIFDELDNNVQFQHLLLGLREGFVDDTLKLVVYTDHQLFERFYRAQEGRKFSKKKALTLKELRTLVPGDYVVHQDYGIARFAGLTQVEINDRLQEAIRLVYRDDDVLTVSIHALHKIAKYSGAEGTPPTMSKLGSPEWENKKKSVKKKVKDIAAELIRLYAKRKTAPGHAFARDSFMQAELESSFIYEDTPDQAKATEDVKNDMEQPHPMDRLVCGDVGFGKTEVAIRAAFKSVADGKQAAVLVPTTILAMQHYKTFRERLSNLPVTVEYVNRFKTTKQIKETLARVAEGKTDILIGTHRLTNKDIKFKDLGLLIIDEEQKFGVKTKDKLKELKVNVDTLTLSATPIPRTLHFSLMGARDLSVIATPPPNRQPVQTELHVFDELLIRDAVARELKRGGQVFFVHNRVKDIEELAAMILRLVPDARITTIHGQMEGDLLEKRMMKFVDGEYDVLVSTNLIESGLDIPNANTIIINRAHMHGLSDLHQMRGRVGRSNKKAYCYLLTPPVAGLPSDARKRLSTLEEFSDLGDGFKVAMRDLDIRGAGNLLGGEQSGFINDLGFETYHQILDEAVQELKETEFRDLFLGDPTQRLQEAAATKGPKECNIETDLQILIPDNYVSNVSERLQLYSKLDRVKGPEELRKLVAGIVDRFGPLPAEVEQLADIVRLRWQACQVGFEKLTLKKNLLKGYIPATNNEAYFQGDTFGTILNYIQTHPRSASMKERKEQLIISIDEVKSVGAAKRILSELGSEEKVGV
- a CDS encoding metal-dependent hydrolase, encoding MRGSSHLAIGLITGVAVGGLVAGVPFSPAGIALAGFSALAPDLDHPGSRLSKRLSFSQNYVRFAFALIALGLAGYTHYMLPQGPDRRMGFTAALAFGLIGVAMQGGSARKLALMFTGACTVLAGLYFGFLWLSLLGIFVALAPYTSHRTWTHTLWATLLWTYIGYLANNTLGWHGVAHFAGAGYASHLVADSLTKAGVKWFMPLSDYAFKIPLIRTGSTAGNLLEVGICVGYAALVLVLIVARMQF
- a CDS encoding NYN domain-containing protein, yielding MNSPLIRIGVFYDGNYFLKISDYYYFQHERKARISLEGLHEYIRHQVAEEEDVDVRLSQITDAHFFRGRLSATEARDKDRLFHDRLLDDILMNLSIATHYMPLKTRDGRLQEKGIDVWLALEALELALHKSFDVIVLIAGDSDYVPLIKKLNTIGTRVMLLNWDFKYVDFKGENRVTRASQQLLEHVTYPVAMHDVIDNGLASSDELIESLFVNTPEPVAFPSVKPVRPTGPTAAGPVGTVGISTIKNLKNGFGFVVMPPNNLFFSYADMAEGDFNDLREGDWVEFTVGRNHRDEDCARNVRKVQPPQDPDGDEYEEHEHESASSDLL